The nucleotide sequence AGCGTCGGTTCGGGCGCCTCCACCGAGAAACAGTCCAGAATCTCCGCCACCTTGTGCAGGACCAACAAGGGGGAAGCTCCAGCTCCCGGTTCCTTCACCACTGTTCAAACGCCCCTTCAATCTTCTTACGCCGGCAGCCTCCAGCTTAGTGAGCCGGGAGCAGCGCCAGGCACGTGATCTATTTGACACCCCCCGCACGTGACCCACATCATGGGATTAGAACCCACTTTATGGGTTTACCCCAACAATCCCCAACACAACGACGTGGAGAAGCCATGAGCACCCCCGCTGTAACCTGCGAAACCGCCCCCGAGCCGAAGCGCCCCGGTGCCAGCCGCGTGGGACTGATCGTTCCCAGCTCGAACACCACCATGGAGACCGAGCTGCCGGAACTGTTCCGGCGCCAGGCCGAGGCCACCGGCCACAAGTACACCTTCCACTCCGCCCGCGCCGGCATGAAGAAGGTCACCAAGGAAGAACTGCTGGCCATGGTGGGCAAGGCAGCCCAGTGCGCCGAAGCGGTCTCCGACGCCGACGTGGACGTCATCGCCTACGCCTGCCTGGTGGCCGTCATGGCCCAGGGCCCCGAAGCCCACGAGGGCTCCGAGAAGGTCATCGCAGACGCCGCCGCCGGCAACGGACACCCCGCCCCGGTCACCAGCAGCGCCGGCGCCCTGGTCCGCACCCTGCACGAAATCGGCGCGCAGAAGGTCGCCATGATCACCCCCTACATGAAGCCGCTGACCAAGATGGTGGTGGACTACATCGAAGGGTCAGGCATCACTGTGCTGGACGCCATCAGCCTCGAAGTAGCGGACAACCTCGAAGTTGGCTGCCTCGACCCGCAGAACCTGCCCGCGCTGGCCCGCAGCCTGCAGCGCGAGGGCGCGGACGCCGTCGTCCTGTCCGCCTGCGTCCAGATGCCGTCGCTCGCCGCGGTCCAGGCAGTGGAGGACGAGCTGGGACTCCCGGTCATCACGGCGGCCACGGCCACCACCTACGAGATCCTCAAGGCCCTGGGCCACCAGCCCGCCATCACCGGCGCGGGCAGCCTGCTGTCCGGCGCCGGCGTCCTCACCCCGGCAAACGCGTAGGCGGTTGGCACCATGTCGCTGTCACTCATCGCGTTCCTGGTGCTGGTGGCGGCCTTCGCGGTCGGGTCCTTCACCAAGATCAACGCCGGGCTGCTGGCCACCGTCGCCGCGTTCGGCGTGGGCACCCTCCTGGCCGGCATGTCCATCAAGGACGTCATCGGACAATTCCCCGCCGGGCTCTTCTTCATCCTGGTGGGCGCAACCCTGCTGTTCGCCATTGTGCGGATCAACGGCACCATAGACCTGCTGGCCTACTGGGCCGAACGGCTCGCCGGCGACCGGAAGATCCTGGTCCCCATCCTCATGTTCCTGCTGACGGCGGCCCTCGCTTCTGCCGGCGCATTCACGCCCGCCGCCATCGCTATCGTCGCCCCGGTGGGCCTGGCACTGGGCATGCGGTTCGGCATCAGCACCCTGGCCATGGGCCTGGTCATCGTCCAGGGCGCGAACGCCGGTGCATTCTCTCCGGTCAACCCCTTCGGTGTCCTCGGCAACAAGATGCTGGAGGGCGCCGGCGCCGCGGACGGCTCATTCAAGCTCTACGCGTACTGCTTCGTCTTCAACGCCATCCTGGCCGTGATCGCCTACGTCCTGGTGCAGGCCATCATGAAGCGCCGGGCGGCCAAGGCAGGTGCCGCCGGCGGCGACAGTGCCGTGAAGAACGACGGCGGCGCTGACGCACCCGCAGGGAGCGGCGTTTCAGGTTTCGGCGGCGCCGGAACGGCGGTACTCACCGCACCGGCACAGACCGCTGTGGCCGCCGGGACCAGGACCCGCCCGGAGAAGGTGGCCGCAACCCCCATGCGCATCCTCACGCTGGTGGGCATCGCCTCCCTGCTGGTGCTCACCACCGTCCTGGGACTTGATGTGGGAGTTGCCTCGCTGGTCATCGCCGCGGTACTGATCATCCTGGACTCCAGCGTGCAGAAGCCGGCGGTGGAAAGCATGCCCTGGTCTGCCATTATCCTGGTGACCGGCATCGTCACCTACGTGGGCATGCTGGAAGAGATGGGCGCACTGAAGGAGCTCCAGGAAGGCATCGCGGGCCTGGGCAACAGTTCGCTCGCCGCGCTGATTGCAAGCTACGTGGTGGCCATCGTTTCAGCCTTCGCCTCCACTACCGGAACCCTGGGTGTCATCAGCCCGGTCATTGAGCCCATCGCCATGGACCCGCTGCTTACCCCCGTGGGAGTGGTGACGGCCATCGCCATCAGCTCCTCAGTGGTTGATGTCAGCCCCATGTCCACCAGCGGCGCCCTGCTGATGGCGAGCGCCCAGCCCAAGGATGAGCGGATGTTCTTCCGCGCGCTGCTGCTGTGGGCTATCGCGATGATCGGTGTGGTGCCGCTCCTCGTCTGGTTCCTGTTCGTCCAGCTCGGGCTCGGCTAAGAGTCCTGGGCTGAAGGGGAAGGGATGTCCTGGCCGGGCATCCCTTCCCCTTTCTCTTCCCCGCACAACGCGGGCCGGCTGGCCCTAGGCCTTGGGCCGGAAATGGCCCGGCCAGTCCTTCAGCCGGATCCGGGTCAGGTCCTGGATGTCGCCGAGTGTGCCCCACTCATCCAGCCCCAGCCGGGCCAGCGGCTCGAGCAGGTCAATCCGCGGGTGGCTGCCGTCCAGCACGGCATCGCTCACGGCGGCATGAGTCACTTCACCGAAAACCAGGGTGGAGTCCCCCATCGGCAGCACGGAATGGAGGCGGCATTCCAGCACCGCCGGTGATTCCTTAACGCGCGGCGCGGCTACGGTGAGGCTCGGTTCCCGGGTCAGGCCGGCGGCGTCGAACTCGCTGACATGCGGCGGGAAGTTGGTGCCGGTGGCGTTGACCTCTTCCAGGAGTGCGGCCGGGGCCAGGTTGACCACAAACTCGCCGGACCCGGTGATGTTGCGGAGCGAGTCTTTCTCCCCCACCGAGGTGAATTGCACGATGGGCGGATTCGTCGACGCGACGGTGAAGAACGAGTGCGGCGCAAGGTTGTCAACACCCTCCGGCGAGACGCTCGAAACCCACGCGATGGGCCGGGGCACCACCACCGCGGTGAGCAGCCGGTAGAAATCGCGGGCAGACGTCGCCGTGGGACTGAAATCAGTACGCATACTGCCACACTAACGGTGGCAGCACGAAGGGAGACGGCATATGAGGTTCCAACCGTACCGTTCACCATCTACCGGGCGGGAGGTACGCGCCGTCTTCTTCGACACGTTCGGGACTGCGGTCGATTGGCGCACCGGCGTCGCCCGCCAGGCAACGGCGTTCGCGGCGGAACAGGGACGGGAACTAGACGCGGAAGCCTTCGCGGACGACTGGCGAGCCCTCTACCAGCCGGCAATGGAAGCCATCCGCAGCGGCACCCGTGAATTCACCACACTGGACACACTCCACCGCGAAAACCTGGACCGGGTGCTCCGCCGCCACGGCTTCGACCCGGAGCGGCTGGGGGCGGAGACCCTGGAGAAGCTGAACAAGTCGTGGCACCGGCTACCGCCGTGGCCGGACAGCGTGGCGGGCCTGGCAGCCATCCGACGCCGCTACATTGTGGGGCCGCTGTCGAACGGCAACACCTCATTGCTGCTGGACATGGCCAGGAGTGCGGGACTGCCGTGGGATGTGATCATCGGCTCGGACATGACGCGCACCTACAAGCCGCTGCCTGGGGCCTATCTGAGGACTGCGGAGTTCCTGGATCTCAGCCCCGGTGAGGTGATGCTGGCGGCGGCCCACAACAGCGACCTGCAGGCTGCCCGGGAAGCGGGGCTGGCGACGGCGTTCATTGCCCGCCCCACGGAATACGGCCCGGGCCAGGCGGCGGACCTTGCCCCGGAGGGCAACTGGGACCTGTCGGCATCGGGCATCCCGGAATTGGCGGACCTGCTCGGGGCCTGAAACCGTTTCGCGCTACGCTGCCGCGGGGAACACCCCTGCCCCTGCGAGCCCTGACCGCGGATCCGTACCGACGATGCCGCAGATCCAGCGGCCCAGTTCCGTCGCCTTCTGCACGTCGATGCCTGTCTGGAACCCGGCGCGCCCGAGCATCCACGCGAGGTCCTCCGTGGAGACATTGCCCGCTGCACCGGGAGCGAACGGGCACCCGCCGAGACCGCCGACGCTGCTGTCGAACACGTCGACGCCCGATGCCATGGCCGCATAAGTGTTGGCCAGCGCAGTATGGCGGGTCTCATGAAGGTGCGCCCTCAGCTGCAGGCCGGTTTCCTCGCGCAGCCTGGCGAAAGTCTCGCCCACCTGCCACGGCACGGCGCACCCGATGGTGTCCGCCAACGCGACTTCCGCCAGATTCGCACGGCCAACCGCACTGCGGACGACGTCGAGAGTCTGTTCGATCGGGACGTCGCCTTGGTAGGGGCAGCCAAAAGCGACGGCCGCGGTGACGCTGAGCGGAATGGATGCCGAGGCGGCGATGTCCGACACTTCCTCCAAAGCCGCAAGCGCCGCTGCAACGGTGGTGTTCTGGTTGGCGGCGGCGAACGCATCAGTCACCGGGAGCACGTAGTTCATCTCGTCCACCCCGGCGTCGACGGCGCGCACGGCACCCCTGGTGTTCAGTACCAGGCCGATATAGCTCACGTCGCCGGTGCGCGGGACCGCTGCCATGACGGCGTCGGCATCGGCCATCTGGGGAACAGCTTTGGGGTTCACAAAGCTGACGGCTTCGATCCGCCGGGCACCCATCCCGATCAGCTCTTCGATGAGCCGGACCTTGTCCTTCGTGCTCACGGGGGTCTTCTCGTTCTGCAGGCCATCGCGCGGGCTGACGTCCACGATCGAGACCGGCCTGGTTCCATGGGCGAACGCCATCAGATTGCTCCTTCGTTACGCGCATTCTGCAACTCTTCGTCGGTGAGGTTCAGGAGACCCTGGTACACATCGGCATTGTGGGATCCATGCACCAGAGGCCCGTTCCAGCTGATCCGGCCGCCGGAGCGCGTGAGCTTGGGGACGATTCCCGGCTGGACCACGGCACCCAGCTCGTCGTCGGCCACTTCCACAAGCATGTCCCGGGCCTTGAGCTGCGGGTCCTCGAAGATATCCTCAACAGTGCTCACGGTGCTGTTCGGAACAGCGTGTTCATCGAGCAGGCTGACCAGCTCGCCGGCCGTGTAGTGCCCCGCCCAGTCGGCGATGATGCCTTCAAGCTCCTCCTGGTTGCGGCCGCGCTGCGCATGGTCACGGTATTTCGGGTCCTCCGCGAGGCCGGGCACGCCCATCGCCCTGGCCAGGCGCACGAAGACCGAGTCCTGATTGGCCGCTATGACAACCCATTTGCCGTCGCTAGAGCGGAAGATGTTCGACGGCGCTATCCCCTTGAGTCCCGAGCCGCTGGGTCCAGGAACAATACCGGCGGCGGCGTAGTCCGGCACAGCGCTCTCCAGCAGCGAAAAGCACGCCTCCACGAGCGACACATCGACCACCTGGCCGGTCCCTCCGCGGGCATCCCGCCAGTACAGCGCCAGCAGGATCCCCTGCAGGGCATACAGCGAGCCGAGACTGTCGCCCAGGGATATGCCTGTGCGGGGCGGCGGCTGGTCGGGGTAGCCGTTCAGGTGCCGCAATCCGCTGCGCGCCTCAGCGACGGAGGCATACCCCGGCTTTGACGCTTCCGGACCAGTCTGTCCGTACCCGGAGACCCGGGCGATGATGAGGCCGGGATTGATCTTCCACAGTTCCTCAGGGCCGAGGCCAAGCTTTTCCATGGTGCCCGGGCGGAAGTTCTCCAGGATGACGTCGGCTTCCTTGCAGAGCTCAAGAAAGAGCTCCCGGCCCCGCGGGGCTTTGAGGTCCATGGTGACGCACTTTTTGCCGCGGGACTGCACGGACCACCACAGGGTGTGGTCCTTGACCCGCGCACGGCCCCATTCGCGCATGGGATCCGGCCTGTCTGGGGATTCGACCTTGATGACTTCGGCGCCGAAGTCGGCCATCTGCCGTCCCGCGAAAGGCCCGGCGATCAGCGATCCCAGTTCGAGGACGCGCACTCCGGACAGCGGACCGGCACCATCGCCCGTGACTGTGGTCCTGGTTGCAGTGGCTGACGGGGCTTCTTCAGCAATCCTGCGGCCGCCCTCGTCCGCGGCGTCCTTGCCGCGCTTCGCTGTGCCGGTTTCGTAAACCTTCATCAAATCTCAACTCCTGATTCCTGATGCGGACCCGGTGGGCGCCGTACACGCGGACGGGAGGTCCAGGACGCTCCGTCGCACGGGAACCAGTATGCACTCATCTCTTCATATTGTGAACATCAAATCACGATATGGGTACCTCCTCGGAGGGAAGGCTCCCGCCGATCAGCCGCGTGCCTTCGGCGGCCGCGGCGACGACGGGTTCTATCCAGGAGGCGCACACGTCGTAGGGCATCCTCATGGTGGGCCCCATCACGGTGAGTGCACCGTAGAGCTCAGCCTGCGGACCGAAGATCGGAACGGACAGGCCGCTGGCGCCGGAGACCCGCTCGCCGGTGGTGATGGCAAAACCGTCGGCACGGGTCTTGGCGACGGCGGCATCGAGGCTTGCCGCGTCCGTGATGGTCTGGTTGGTGATGGACCGGAGCCCTGACCCGTAGACCCTTTCCGCCAGATCGGCGTTCCAGGCGAGCAGCACACGGCCTGCCGAACCGGCGTGGATCGGCATGATATCGCCGACCTCGACGGCCCTTCGAAGAACCCGCCGGGTCTCGGCCAATGCGACGCAAACCCTGCTCCCCTGCGATTCCCTGAAAATGCAGACCGTCTCGCCCAACTCATCCCGCAATCGCCGGATCACGGGCGTCAGCAGTTCCAGGAAGTCAAGACCCTGCCGTGCGGGCGCCGCCCAGTGGGCCATGCGTATCCCGATCCGGAAATGGTCACCGCGCCGGTTGAGCAGTCCCTCGTGCACCATGTTGGTGACCAGGCGCTGCACCGTGGAATGCGGCAGCCCGGTCTCGGCCCGTATTTCGGCGAGGCTCATTTCAGGCCGAACCAGTGAAAAGGCATCCAGGATGGACGTGATCTTCTTCAGCACCAGCAACGGGGCGGCGGCGTTTTCGGTTGCGCTCATGGGTCTATCCCGGCTCCTTCTTCTCCCAAGGCGGGGCAGCGGCCATTCACTGCCCCCTTGTAGTGTGACAGAGGTTACTGTTAGCCTAGCGTCCACTATATGACCATCGACTC is from Arthrobacter sp. QXT-31 and encodes:
- a CDS encoding SLC13 family permease, which encodes MSLSLIAFLVLVAAFAVGSFTKINAGLLATVAAFGVGTLLAGMSIKDVIGQFPAGLFFILVGATLLFAIVRINGTIDLLAYWAERLAGDRKILVPILMFLLTAALASAGAFTPAAIAIVAPVGLALGMRFGISTLAMGLVIVQGANAGAFSPVNPFGVLGNKMLEGAGAADGSFKLYAYCFVFNAILAVIAYVLVQAIMKRRAAKAGAAGGDSAVKNDGGADAPAGSGVSGFGGAGTAVLTAPAQTAVAAGTRTRPEKVAATPMRILTLVGIASLLVLTTVLGLDVGVASLVIAAVLIILDSSVQKPAVESMPWSAIILVTGIVTYVGMLEEMGALKELQEGIAGLGNSSLAALIASYVVAIVSAFASTTGTLGVISPVIEPIAMDPLLTPVGVVTAIAISSSVVDVSPMSTSGALLMASAQPKDERMFFRALLLWAIAMIGVVPLLVWFLFVQLGLG
- a CDS encoding hydroxymethylglutaryl-CoA lyase; this encodes MAFAHGTRPVSIVDVSPRDGLQNEKTPVSTKDKVRLIEELIGMGARRIEAVSFVNPKAVPQMADADAVMAAVPRTGDVSYIGLVLNTRGAVRAVDAGVDEMNYVLPVTDAFAAANQNTTVAAALAALEEVSDIAASASIPLSVTAAVAFGCPYQGDVPIEQTLDVVRSAVGRANLAEVALADTIGCAVPWQVGETFARLREETGLQLRAHLHETRHTALANTYAAMASGVDVFDSSVGGLGGCPFAPGAAGNVSTEDLAWMLGRAGFQTGIDVQKATELGRWICGIVGTDPRSGLAGAGVFPAAA
- a CDS encoding maleate cis-trans isomerase family protein encodes the protein MSTPAVTCETAPEPKRPGASRVGLIVPSSNTTMETELPELFRRQAEATGHKYTFHSARAGMKKVTKEELLAMVGKAAQCAEAVSDADVDVIAYACLVAVMAQGPEAHEGSEKVIADAAAGNGHPAPVTSSAGALVRTLHEIGAQKVAMITPYMKPLTKMVVDYIEGSGITVLDAISLEVADNLEVGCLDPQNLPALARSLQREGADAVVLSACVQMPSLAAVQAVEDELGLPVITAATATTYEILKALGHQPAITGAGSLLSGAGVLTPANA
- a CDS encoding haloacid dehalogenase type II, translated to MRFQPYRSPSTGREVRAVFFDTFGTAVDWRTGVARQATAFAAEQGRELDAEAFADDWRALYQPAMEAIRSGTREFTTLDTLHRENLDRVLRRHGFDPERLGAETLEKLNKSWHRLPPWPDSVAGLAAIRRRYIVGPLSNGNTSLLLDMARSAGLPWDVIIGSDMTRTYKPLPGAYLRTAEFLDLSPGEVMLAAAHNSDLQAAREAGLATAFIARPTEYGPGQAADLAPEGNWDLSASGIPELADLLGA
- a CDS encoding CaiB/BaiF CoA transferase family protein, which gives rise to MKVYETGTAKRGKDAADEGGRRIAEEAPSATATRTTVTGDGAGPLSGVRVLELGSLIAGPFAGRQMADFGAEVIKVESPDRPDPMREWGRARVKDHTLWWSVQSRGKKCVTMDLKAPRGRELFLELCKEADVILENFRPGTMEKLGLGPEELWKINPGLIIARVSGYGQTGPEASKPGYASVAEARSGLRHLNGYPDQPPPRTGISLGDSLGSLYALQGILLALYWRDARGGTGQVVDVSLVEACFSLLESAVPDYAAAGIVPGPSGSGLKGIAPSNIFRSSDGKWVVIAANQDSVFVRLARAMGVPGLAEDPKYRDHAQRGRNQEELEGIIADWAGHYTAGELVSLLDEHAVPNSTVSTVEDIFEDPQLKARDMLVEVADDELGAVVQPGIVPKLTRSGGRISWNGPLVHGSHNADVYQGLLNLTDEELQNARNEGAI
- a CDS encoding IclR family transcriptional regulator gives rise to the protein MSATENAAAPLLVLKKITSILDAFSLVRPEMSLAEIRAETGLPHSTVQRLVTNMVHEGLLNRRGDHFRIGIRMAHWAAPARQGLDFLELLTPVIRRLRDELGETVCIFRESQGSRVCVALAETRRVLRRAVEVGDIMPIHAGSAGRVLLAWNADLAERVYGSGLRSITNQTITDAASLDAAVAKTRADGFAITTGERVSGASGLSVPIFGPQAELYGALTVMGPTMRMPYDVCASWIEPVVAAAAEGTRLIGGSLPSEEVPIS
- a CDS encoding flavin reductase family protein, producing MRTDFSPTATSARDFYRLLTAVVVPRPIAWVSSVSPEGVDNLAPHSFFTVASTNPPIVQFTSVGEKDSLRNITGSGEFVVNLAPAALLEEVNATGTNFPPHVSEFDAAGLTREPSLTVAAPRVKESPAVLECRLHSVLPMGDSTLVFGEVTHAAVSDAVLDGSHPRIDLLEPLARLGLDEWGTLGDIQDLTRIRLKDWPGHFRPKA